A single genomic interval of Koleobacter methoxysyntrophicus harbors:
- the ppdK gene encoding pyruvate, phosphate dikinase: MKGKKFVYLFNEGRADMKELLGGKGANLAEMTRIGLPVPHGFTITTEACNLYFQQGRQLSKELEKEIFENLEILERQTGKVFGDKRNPLLVSVRSGAVISMPGMMDTILNLGLNDDTIHGLIEGTNNPRFAWDCYRRFIQMFGEIVMKVHSYQFELILEEVKKDHGYKYDTELTAADLRDIVEMYKRLIRRETKNEFPQEPKEQLLMAIKAVFDSWDNQRARVYRKVHKIPDDLGTAVNIQSMVFGNMGNDSGTGVAFTRNPSTGEKALYGEFLVNAQGEDVVAGIRTPLPIKELEEKMPEIFDEFKKVCKILENHYRDMQDIEFTIEKGKLYLLQTRTGKRTASAAVKIAVEMVREGLISIQEAIMRVEPSQMEQLLHRRIDSGIKTEIIAKGLPASPGAASGKVVFDADEAEKMGQNGEKVILVRTETTPDDIHGIINSQGVLTSRGGMTSHAAVVARGMGKPCVCGCEELKIDMDKEELSTRGLLIKKGDIITIDGSTGNVIMGKVKMLDPDLSPEFQQLLQWADEIRHLGVRANADNPEDAARAREFGAQGIGLCRTEHMFMGPDRLPVVQEMILAETEEERKNALDKILPLQQGDFEGIFRAMEGLPVTIRLLDPPLHEFLPNIEELLVEITELKIRGNDPKKLEQKERLLKKVKNLSEFNPMLGHRGCRLGIVFPEIYEMQARAIFQAAAKLIIEGIEVIPEVMIPLVGHYEELRIMRELVEDTAEKVMKEMKIKIEYKVGTMIEIPRACVTAHEIAQYADFFSFGTNDLTQTTFGFSRDDAEGKFLHHYLSKKILAENPFVTLDQKGVGALIQTAVDLGRGTKPNLKVGICGEHGGDPGSIEFLNKSGLDYVSCSPFRVPIARLASAQAVLKK; the protein is encoded by the coding sequence ATGAAAGGGAAAAAATTTGTATATCTCTTTAATGAAGGAAGGGCTGATATGAAAGAGTTGCTGGGGGGTAAGGGGGCTAATCTTGCAGAGATGACCCGAATCGGTTTACCTGTACCCCATGGCTTTACAATAACTACAGAGGCCTGCAATCTTTATTTTCAACAGGGAAGACAGCTATCTAAAGAACTTGAAAAGGAGATATTCGAAAATTTAGAAATATTAGAGCGGCAAACGGGTAAAGTCTTTGGCGATAAACGGAATCCATTACTGGTGTCAGTACGTTCGGGTGCGGTTATTTCCATGCCTGGTATGATGGATACAATATTAAATCTAGGACTTAATGACGATACTATTCATGGTCTGATAGAAGGGACCAATAATCCTCGGTTTGCATGGGATTGTTACAGGCGCTTCATTCAGATGTTTGGTGAAATAGTTATGAAGGTTCACTCCTATCAATTTGAATTAATTCTTGAGGAAGTTAAAAAGGACCATGGTTATAAATATGATACGGAATTAACAGCTGCAGACCTTAGGGATATTGTAGAGATGTACAAAAGGTTGATAAGAAGGGAAACAAAGAACGAATTCCCCCAGGAGCCGAAAGAACAGCTGCTTATGGCTATAAAGGCCGTTTTTGATTCGTGGGACAATCAAAGAGCTAGGGTTTACAGGAAGGTTCATAAAATTCCTGATGATTTGGGAACTGCAGTAAATATACAGTCAATGGTTTTTGGTAATATGGGAAACGATTCAGGGACAGGGGTGGCCTTTACACGAAATCCCTCTACAGGAGAAAAAGCCCTTTATGGAGAGTTTCTGGTCAATGCTCAGGGGGAAGATGTCGTTGCAGGGATTAGAACCCCATTACCCATAAAAGAACTTGAAGAAAAGATGCCCGAAATCTTTGATGAGTTCAAAAAAGTATGTAAAATCCTTGAAAATCACTACAGAGATATGCAGGATATAGAATTTACTATAGAAAAAGGGAAATTATACCTTCTCCAAACAAGAACGGGGAAGCGAACGGCTTCTGCTGCTGTAAAGATTGCTGTTGAAATGGTAAGGGAAGGCTTGATAAGTATTCAGGAGGCTATTATGAGGGTTGAACCTTCTCAAATGGAACAACTCTTACATAGGAGAATAGATTCTGGAATAAAAACAGAGATAATAGCAAAAGGTCTTCCGGCTTCACCCGGTGCTGCTTCAGGGAAGGTGGTTTTTGATGCCGATGAAGCTGAAAAAATGGGGCAAAATGGCGAAAAGGTAATACTGGTAAGGACAGAAACTACTCCCGATGATATACATGGTATCATTAATTCACAGGGGGTACTAACAAGCCGCGGAGGGATGACCAGTCATGCAGCAGTAGTTGCCCGGGGGATGGGTAAGCCATGTGTTTGCGGATGCGAAGAATTAAAGATAGATATGGATAAGGAGGAATTAAGTACCAGAGGGCTGCTTATTAAAAAGGGAGATATCATAACTATCGACGGGTCAACGGGGAATGTAATAATGGGTAAGGTAAAAATGCTTGACCCCGATCTGAGCCCGGAATTTCAGCAGCTTTTACAATGGGCTGATGAAATAAGACATCTGGGGGTAAGGGCAAATGCTGATAACCCCGAAGATGCTGCGAGGGCAAGGGAGTTCGGCGCTCAGGGGATAGGGTTATGCCGGACAGAGCATATGTTTATGGGCCCTGACCGACTACCTGTCGTGCAGGAAATGATTCTTGCAGAAACGGAAGAGGAACGGAAAAACGCCCTTGATAAGATCCTTCCTTTACAACAAGGGGATTTCGAAGGTATTTTCAGAGCAATGGAAGGATTACCGGTTACCATAAGGTTATTAGATCCTCCTCTTCACGAATTTTTACCGAATATAGAAGAACTTCTGGTTGAAATTACTGAACTTAAGATAAGAGGAAACGACCCCAAGAAATTAGAGCAAAAAGAAAGACTTTTAAAAAAGGTTAAGAATCTTTCAGAGTTTAATCCAATGTTAGGCCACAGAGGTTGCCGTTTAGGAATAGTTTTCCCAGAGATATATGAGATGCAGGCAAGGGCAATATTCCAGGCAGCGGCAAAACTAATAATAGAAGGGATTGAAGTTATACCTGAAGTTATGATTCCACTGGTAGGTCATTATGAGGAGTTGCGGATAATGAGGGAACTGGTTGAGGATACTGCTGAGAAAGTGATGAAAGAGATGAAAATTAAGATTGAATATAAAGTTGGAACCATGATAGAAATTCCTAGAGCATGTGTAACGGCACATGAAATCGCACAATATGCCGATTTCTTCTCCTTTGGAACCAATGACCTTACCCAGACTACCTTCGGATTTAGCCGCGATGATGCAGAAGGGAAATTCCTACACCATTATTTAAGTAAAAAGATTTTAGCAGAAAACCCCTTTGTAACCCTTGACCAAAAAGGTGTGGGAGCTTTAATCCAAACGGCTGTAGATTTGGGGAGAGGAACAAAACCCAACTTGAAGGTTGGGATATGCGGAGAACATGGTGGTGACCCCGGTTCTATAGAGTTTTTGAATAAAAGCGGCTTGGATTATGTGAGTTGTTCTCCATTTAGAGTGCCTATTGCCCGTCTGGCATCTGCCCAGGCAGTTCTTAAAAAATGA
- a CDS encoding pyruvate, water dikinase regulatory protein → MEEEIKIEDKNFPVPKVFVVSDSIGETAELVTRAAASQFDSGNVEIKRFPYVTDKEYIDEIIEEARLEKYSIIVATIILPDVRDYLIGKANMLGIPIVDIMGPMMAAFSKVMKISPKLEPGLVRKLDEEYFKKIEAIEFAVKYDDGKDPRGLPRADIIFIGVSRTSKTPLSMYLAHKRYKVANVPLVPEVVPPDELFQQPSSKIIGLTINPEQLFEIRKERLKSLGLNERANYASLKRIMEELDYADKIMNQLGCRVINVTNKAVEETASKVLEIIKRGK, encoded by the coding sequence ATGGAGGAGGAGATTAAGATAGAAGACAAGAATTTTCCTGTACCCAAAGTTTTTGTGGTTTCTGATTCCATTGGCGAAACTGCGGAATTAGTAACCAGAGCTGCAGCAAGCCAATTTGATTCAGGTAATGTGGAAATAAAGCGATTTCCATATGTTACAGATAAAGAATATATCGATGAAATAATTGAGGAGGCCAGGCTTGAAAAATACAGTATAATAGTGGCAACCATAATCCTTCCCGATGTAAGGGACTATCTGATAGGAAAGGCAAATATGCTTGGGATACCAATAGTTGATATAATGGGACCTATGATGGCTGCTTTTTCTAAGGTAATGAAGATTTCTCCTAAACTCGAGCCGGGTCTTGTAAGAAAACTGGATGAAGAATATTTTAAAAAGATTGAAGCCATCGAATTTGCTGTAAAGTACGATGATGGCAAAGACCCAAGAGGCCTTCCGAGGGCAGATATAATTTTTATAGGTGTATCAAGGACATCTAAGACTCCTTTAAGCATGTATCTTGCCCACAAGAGATATAAGGTAGCCAATGTTCCATTGGTTCCTGAAGTTGTACCACCTGATGAATTGTTTCAACAACCTTCTTCTAAGATTATCGGGTTAACTATTAATCCTGAACAGCTCTTTGAAATACGTAAAGAAAGACTCAAGTCATTGGGATTAAATGAAAGAGCTAATTATGCTAGTTTGAAAAGAATAATGGAAGAACTAGATTATGCGGACAAAATAATGAACCAGCTGGGCTGCAGGGTAATTAATGTTACAAACAAAGCTGTAGAGGAGACAGCTAGTAAGGTTTTGGAGATTATAAAAAGGGGGAAGTAA
- a CDS encoding helix-turn-helix transcriptional regulator, with the protein MIYIELTARQEEIIEIVKENEPITSEQIADKLNLSRAALRPDLAILTMAGILEARPRVGYFYSGKSVMNFISEYIKKIKVKDVKRVPVVVQENTSVYDAIVTLFLEDTGTLFVMDEEGYLAGVVSRKDLLKIAIGNMDIHKVPVGIIMTRMPNIITVGPEDTVYQAAKKIVEHEVDALPVIIPVKKEGDTTSKYKIVGKITKTNITKIFVELGNY; encoded by the coding sequence GTGATCTATATAGAATTGACAGCAAGGCAGGAAGAGATTATTGAAATTGTGAAAGAGAACGAACCTATCACGAGTGAGCAAATTGCCGATAAGTTAAATCTCAGCAGAGCTGCTTTAAGACCTGATCTAGCGATTCTCACAATGGCCGGTATTTTAGAAGCCAGGCCAAGGGTAGGATATTTTTACTCGGGAAAATCGGTGATGAATTTTATTTCTGAGTACATTAAAAAGATTAAAGTGAAAGATGTTAAAAGGGTTCCTGTTGTTGTACAGGAAAATACTTCTGTTTATGATGCTATTGTAACCCTTTTTTTAGAAGATACCGGTACTTTGTTTGTAATGGACGAAGAGGGTTATTTGGCAGGGGTAGTTTCAAGAAAAGACTTATTGAAGATAGCTATTGGTAACATGGATATCCATAAGGTCCCTGTAGGGATTATAATGACCCGTATGCCAAATATAATTACCGTAGGTCCTGAGGATACCGTTTATCAGGCAGCCAAGAAAATAGTTGAACATGAAGTTGATGCCCTTCCCGTTATTATTCCGGTTAAAAAAGAAGGGGATACAACCAGTAAATATAAAATAGTCGGTAAAATTACAAAAACCAATATAACAAAGATTTTTGTAGAGTTAGGAAATTACTAA
- a CDS encoding DUF4342 domain-containing protein, with protein MEISLEKIDTIRERTGCSYKEAKKALEKAGGDLVDALILIEEEKELEKKWTEEISVKGTELITKIKELIKKGNVTKIRVKQDDKILVEFPVTAGAVGALLVPHLAILGVIAAMAARCTLEVEKNGNDEKADDAQT; from the coding sequence ATGGAAATCAGTCTAGAAAAAATTGATACAATTAGGGAACGGACTGGATGTAGTTATAAGGAAGCAAAAAAGGCTTTGGAAAAAGCAGGAGGAGACCTGGTGGATGCCCTGATTTTGATCGAAGAGGAAAAAGAACTGGAGAAAAAGTGGACAGAAGAAATAAGTGTAAAAGGCACTGAACTTATTACAAAAATAAAGGAGTTAATTAAAAAAGGAAATGTTACAAAGATAAGGGTGAAGCAGGATGATAAGATATTGGTTGAATTTCCAGTAACTGCAGGAGCGGTTGGAGCATTATTGGTTCCCCACCTTGCCATTTTGGGAGTAATAGCAGCTATGGCGGCCCGGTGCACTCTGGAGGTAGAAAAAAACGGGAATGATGAAAAAGCTGATGACGCGCAAACTTAA
- the recO gene encoding DNA repair protein RecO, producing MALYRTQAIVLRHCNMGEADRIITLLSREYGKIRAVARGVKRPRNRLIGGTQIFTYSEFLIFEGKNLDNISQCEIKESFFKIRDDLEKLTYASYMAELINEFLPEREKNEEVFFLFLKTLHWILKGNDIELIARFFEMKLLLLIGLLPYMESCVYCGGSLEEGEIYFNASMGGAVCSRCFRMGQESMQIERGTLKLMRSLAVIKFEQLALIKTSLNLKQELERVMRSYITYHLEKKLKSLEFLNKVKNKTMT from the coding sequence ATGGCGCTTTACAGGACTCAGGCTATAGTCCTCCGCCATTGCAATATGGGGGAAGCTGATAGGATAATAACTTTGTTATCCAGGGAATACGGTAAAATAAGGGCTGTTGCCAGAGGTGTCAAGAGACCCAGGAACCGTTTAATAGGAGGAACTCAGATATTTACATATAGCGAATTCTTGATATTTGAGGGTAAAAACTTAGATAATATCAGCCAGTGCGAGATAAAGGAATCCTTTTTTAAAATAAGGGATGATCTGGAGAAATTGACCTATGCATCCTATATGGCTGAATTGATTAACGAGTTTCTACCGGAAAGGGAAAAAAATGAAGAGGTATTTTTCCTCTTTTTAAAAACTCTTCATTGGATATTAAAAGGAAATGATATAGAACTGATAGCCCGATTTTTTGAAATGAAATTATTGCTTTTAATTGGTCTTTTACCATATATGGAAAGCTGTGTTTACTGTGGTGGGTCATTAGAAGAAGGGGAAATTTATTTTAATGCATCTATGGGTGGTGCTGTATGCAGCAGGTGCTTTAGAATGGGACAGGAATCTATGCAAATCGAAAGAGGAACCTTGAAACTCATGAGATCTCTTGCTGTGATAAAATTTGAGCAACTTGCTTTGATTAAAACCTCTTTAAATTTAAAACAAGAATTAGAAAGAGTGATGAGGTCATATATTACTTACCACCTTGAAAAGAAATTAAAATCCCTGGAATTTTTAAATAAAGTTAAGAACAAAACTATGACCTAG
- the era gene encoding GTPase Era, whose protein sequence is MEKVFRSGFVSIIGRPNVGKSTLLNTFLKQKVVIMSDKPQTTRNAIRGVLTGKDFQIVFIDTPGIHKPKHRLGEYMVNTAIRTLEEVDAILFMTDSKDIGPGDDYILGILKKIKTPVILVLNKIDLLSREEIDGIIKKYRADMDFYDIIPISALHQANLDNLLDTLKGIMPEGPKYYPDDIVTDQPERFIITELVREKILHLLEQEVPHGIAVDVEGIEERKEKELIYIRVTIYCEKESHKGIIIGKNGRMLKEIGRLARLDIENLLGAKVFLDLWVKVKRDWRNKQDFLRNLGYS, encoded by the coding sequence ATGGAAAAGGTGTTTAGATCGGGATTTGTATCTATAATAGGCAGACCTAATGTCGGAAAATCTACGCTGCTGAATACATTTTTGAAACAAAAAGTAGTAATTATGTCCGATAAACCCCAAACTACCAGGAATGCTATTCGTGGTGTATTAACAGGAAAAGATTTTCAGATAGTTTTTATAGATACCCCCGGGATTCATAAACCAAAACATAGACTCGGTGAATACATGGTGAATACTGCCATACGAACCTTGGAAGAAGTAGATGCCATCCTATTTATGACAGATAGTAAGGATATTGGTCCAGGAGATGATTATATTCTAGGAATATTAAAAAAGATTAAAACTCCCGTTATCCTGGTACTGAATAAAATTGACCTGCTGTCGAGGGAAGAAATTGACGGTATAATAAAAAAGTACAGGGCAGATATGGATTTCTATGATATTATTCCCATTTCGGCCCTTCATCAAGCTAATCTGGACAACCTCCTGGACACCCTTAAAGGAATTATGCCCGAAGGGCCTAAATACTATCCTGATGATATTGTCACAGACCAGCCGGAAAGGTTTATTATAACAGAACTAGTGAGGGAAAAGATACTGCATCTACTTGAACAGGAGGTCCCCCATGGTATTGCCGTTGATGTTGAGGGAATAGAAGAAAGAAAGGAAAAAGAATTGATATATATAAGAGTAACAATTTACTGTGAAAAGGAGTCCCATAAGGGCATAATTATCGGAAAGAATGGTAGAATGCTAAAGGAGATAGGAAGATTGGCGCGTTTGGATATAGAAAATCTTTTAGGGGCAAAAGTATTTTTAGATCTATGGGTAAAAGTAAAAAGGGATTGGAGGAATAAACAGGATTTTCTCAGAAATCTGGGATATAGCTGA
- a CDS encoding DUF3048 domain-containing protein, translated as MFRYYLLKGYIIAIIIIILFSAGCSKHQTQPVMDPESVENPEDNIEDPVKNAEEPVIIDPVICPLGGEIIEKSQIENKRAIAVMIDNHPKARPQSGLADAEVVYELPVEGGITRFLALFLHNQALEIGPVRSARHYYLDLVMEYNAIYAYFGGSPQAWEQIPKLKIEGMNGIHDGATFYRYSGRKEPHDKYTSIERIRNTAKRRGYDGEKEMRKFYFNEEDMIPSDRPAKKVTIIYPPVKYTITYEFDPVQKVYLRYIENNPHLDANNNKQIQAKNIIIQSVNAKVIDSEGRLDIQMVGKGKGYYISNGCFKEISWQKETRRSPTRFLDKDNNELKLNTGNTWVHLVPQDSKIDFE; from the coding sequence ATGTTTCGATACTATTTGCTAAAAGGATATATAATCGCGATAATTATAATTATCCTTTTTTCTGCCGGGTGTTCAAAACACCAAACTCAGCCGGTAATGGATCCAGAAAGTGTTGAAAATCCTGAGGATAATATTGAAGACCCGGTAAAAAATGCTGAAGAGCCCGTTATCATCGATCCCGTAATATGCCCTTTAGGAGGAGAAATAATTGAAAAGAGTCAGATTGAGAATAAGAGAGCTATTGCCGTTATGATAGATAACCATCCCAAGGCCAGACCTCAATCGGGTTTGGCTGATGCAGAAGTGGTGTACGAACTTCCTGTTGAAGGGGGAATTACCAGGTTTTTGGCCCTCTTCCTCCATAATCAGGCCCTTGAGATCGGACCGGTAAGAAGTGCGCGACATTATTACCTTGATCTAGTTATGGAATATAATGCTATATATGCATATTTTGGAGGAAGCCCTCAGGCGTGGGAACAGATACCAAAGCTCAAGATCGAGGGTATGAATGGTATACATGACGGTGCTACATTTTACCGTTATTCCGGTCGGAAAGAGCCCCATGACAAGTACACGAGTATAGAGAGAATAAGAAATACTGCTAAAAGGAGAGGTTATGACGGGGAAAAGGAAATGAGAAAATTTTATTTTAATGAGGAAGATATGATTCCTTCGGACCGGCCTGCTAAAAAGGTAACAATTATATACCCACCGGTGAAATACACTATAACATATGAGTTCGACCCTGTACAAAAGGTTTATCTTAGATATATAGAAAATAATCCCCACCTTGATGCAAATAATAATAAGCAAATTCAAGCTAAAAACATTATAATACAATCTGTAAATGCTAAGGTAATTGACTCTGAAGGGCGTCTTGATATACAGATGGTAGGGAAAGGTAAGGGATATTACATATCTAATGGCTGTTTTAAGGAAATAAGCTGGCAAAAAGAGACAAGAAGAAGCCCAACCCGTTTTCTGGATAAGGATAACAATGAACTGAAACTGAATACAGGAAATACCTGGGTACATTTGGTCCCTCAAGATTCAAAAATTGATTTTGAATAA
- a CDS encoding diacylglycerol kinase: MKVRKLIDSFNDAIDGVIHVLKTQRNMRIHFALAVAVLFFSSFFDLTRLEMLMLLFAISLVIICEMINTAIESSIDIITKKYHPQARIAKNVAAGAVLIAAFNSIVVGYLIFFDRLSQFIPNTFFKIKQSPPYLTFITIIIVSLLIVIIKTLSLKGSHLKGGLISGHSALAFSLFIMISILTGDVLVITLSLLMAILVAHTRVESGIHTIWEVILGGILGVLVALLIFSI; encoded by the coding sequence ATGAAGGTTAGAAAGCTTATAGATAGTTTCAACGATGCTATAGATGGAGTAATACATGTACTTAAAACCCAGAGAAACATGAGAATTCATTTTGCTTTGGCAGTAGCTGTTCTCTTTTTTAGCAGTTTTTTTGATCTAACCAGACTTGAGATGCTGATGTTGCTTTTTGCTATTTCCCTTGTTATTATTTGCGAGATGATAAATACCGCTATAGAATCAAGCATAGATATAATCACCAAAAAGTACCATCCTCAGGCCAGGATTGCAAAAAATGTTGCGGCAGGTGCTGTTCTAATTGCAGCTTTTAATTCTATTGTGGTCGGCTATTTAATCTTCTTTGATAGATTAAGTCAATTCATACCTAATACATTTTTTAAAATCAAGCAATCACCTCCATACTTAACATTTATTACTATTATTATAGTTTCTTTATTGATTGTGATAATCAAAACCCTTTCGCTGAAAGGGAGCCATTTAAAAGGGGGATTGATAAGTGGCCACAGTGCCCTTGCTTTTTCCCTTTTTATCATGATTTCTATTCTTACGGGTGATGTCCTTGTAATAACCCTTAGTCTACTCATGGCTATCCTTGTCGCTCATACCAGGGTTGAAAGCGGTATACATACTATTTGGGAAGTAATTTTAGGTGGAATTCTGGGGGTTTTAGTAGCCCTATTGATTTTTAGTATCTAG
- the ybeY gene encoding rRNA maturation RNase YbeY → MAVLIMNQQNIVEVTDMMLSFLEKVIQHALKIEGADDRAEVSIVLTDDEHIRNLNKKHRGIDNPTDVLSFPMIDNFNEEMPYEGEIPLGDIVISLERVEEQRKDYGHSFERELAYLAVHGLLHLLGYDHINDDDQREMRAREEEILSGLKITR, encoded by the coding sequence ATGGCGGTACTGATAATGAATCAACAGAATATAGTGGAAGTAACTGACATGATGTTGAGTTTCCTGGAAAAAGTAATTCAGCATGCCCTGAAAATTGAGGGGGCAGATGATAGAGCAGAAGTAAGTATAGTTCTTACAGATGATGAACATATCCGAAACCTTAATAAGAAGCACAGGGGAATCGACAACCCTACAGATGTTCTCTCCTTTCCTATGATTGATAACTTTAACGAAGAGATGCCCTATGAAGGAGAGATTCCTCTAGGTGATATAGTTATATCTTTGGAAAGGGTGGAGGAGCAGAGGAAGGATTACGGCCATTCTTTTGAAAGGGAACTTGCTTATCTTGCTGTTCACGGTCTCCTTCATCTGCTTGGATATGACCATATAAATGATGATGATCAGAGGGAAATGAGGGCTAGAGAAGAAGAAATTCTTTCAGGTTTGAAAATAACTAGATAA